Proteins encoded together in one Syntrophorhabdaceae bacterium window:
- a CDS encoding P-II family nitrogen regulator, giving the protein MKKIEAIIRPAKVGDVYAALEKVGCPGLMFTEIEGQGKQKGIEQEFRGKKYKTALLTKAKLEIVVDDPDVDKIVQAICDAATTGQAGDGRIFIYDITETVRVSTGQRENSIG; this is encoded by the coding sequence ATGAAAAAAATCGAAGCGATAATTCGTCCTGCAAAGGTAGGAGATGTATACGCTGCCCTGGAAAAGGTTGGCTGCCCGGGCCTTATGTTCACAGAGATCGAGGGCCAGGGAAAACAAAAGGGCATCGAACAGGAGTTTCGCGGAAAGAAATACAAGACTGCCTTGCTCACCAAAGCAAAGCTTGAGATTGTGGTCGATGACCCGGATGTTGACAAGATTGTACAGGCTATATGCGACGCCGCTACAACAGGACAGGCAGGAGACGGGAGGATCTTCATATACGACATTACCGAAACCGTTCGAGTGAGCACCGGACAGAGAGAAAATAGTATCGGATAG
- a CDS encoding amidophosphoribosyltransferase, whose translation MSGIFGFIGRGNGFVEVRAGLENLSHRGQESWGIVTGLKDGSFSEVRRLGSIFHSSPLNRSYFGSVAIGQVRYPTAGEATERNSQPIVGSFKKEKIALVHNGHIPHYRQLMEEIGGLFQTETDTEVILQMIARSEGADIIEKTEKTLSFLGRQAAFSIIMLHNGTLIAARDPFGFRPLSLARRGEDDDYSFAVASETCAFHGRFEWLGDVEPGHMVVMDGKSVNKFVFAAPNPHPCLVECLDYASPASHVFSRNTYEFREKVGARLAQSETEKADMIVPIPRAAIPAALGFHEVAGIPYRQAVSTVGEVGRVFIISKEKDRLDQAEKKFQINPDVVKGKTIFLVDSLLVRGSTAMVLIPKLREAGARQIHMRLTAPPPRYPCLMGMAMAKPGELLATNRTDEQLRKLIGVDTFRYLKTAELREVVGTQFCDACFTGEYPFSV comes from the coding sequence ATGAGCGGAATTTTTGGATTCATCGGTAGAGGCAATGGTTTTGTTGAAGTGAGGGCCGGGCTCGAGAATCTCTCCCACAGAGGACAGGAAAGCTGGGGTATCGTTACCGGTCTCAAGGATGGATCCTTCTCAGAGGTAAGGCGCCTCGGATCGATCTTTCATTCTTCTCCGCTCAATCGATCCTATTTCGGATCGGTGGCAATCGGTCAGGTTCGCTATCCAACGGCGGGCGAGGCGACTGAGAGAAACAGCCAGCCCATCGTCGGAAGTTTTAAGAAGGAAAAAATCGCACTCGTTCATAACGGGCACATTCCCCATTACAGACAGTTGATGGAGGAGATTGGTGGTCTGTTCCAGACCGAGACGGACACTGAAGTCATCCTGCAGATGATCGCCAGGAGCGAGGGTGCGGATATCATCGAGAAAACGGAGAAGACGCTCTCCTTTTTGGGACGGCAGGCAGCGTTCAGTATTATCATGCTTCATAACGGGACTCTTATTGCCGCCAGGGACCCCTTCGGGTTCAGACCCCTTTCTCTTGCGCGAAGAGGCGAAGACGACGACTACTCCTTTGCTGTCGCTTCTGAGACGTGTGCTTTTCACGGCAGATTTGAATGGCTGGGAGATGTAGAGCCGGGTCACATGGTCGTCATGGACGGAAAGAGTGTAAACAAGTTTGTTTTTGCCGCGCCCAATCCTCACCCCTGTCTCGTGGAGTGCCTTGATTATGCTTCCCCTGCGAGCCATGTCTTTTCGAGAAACACTTACGAATTCCGGGAGAAGGTAGGAGCACGGCTCGCACAATCGGAAACGGAAAAAGCCGACATGATTGTCCCGATCCCACGGGCTGCCATTCCCGCGGCGCTCGGTTTTCACGAAGTCGCCGGAATCCCTTACAGGCAAGCGGTAAGCACGGTTGGTGAAGTGGGGAGGGTGTTTATCATCTCAAAGGAAAAAGACAGGTTGGATCAAGCCGAAAAGAAATTTCAGATTAACCCCGACGTGGTAAAAGGCAAGACAATATTTCTCGTTGATTCGCTGCTCGTCAGGGGATCAACGGCCATGGTATTGATCCCGAAATTGCGGGAAGCAGGGGCACGGCAGATTCATATGCGGCTTACCGCGCCACCTCCACGGTATCCCTGTCTCATGGGCATGGCAATGGCCAAGCCCGGCGAGCTTCTGGCTACAAACCGGACGGATGAACAGTTAAGGAAGCTCATAGGAGTGGACACCTTCCGGTATCTGAAGACAGCAGAACTGAGAGAAGTTGTAGGCACGCAGTTCTGTGATGCCTGCTTCACCGGTGAGTACCCCTTCTCGGTGTGA
- a CDS encoding HDOD domain-containing protein: MDRDAREVLEKRIASGYSLPTLSPVAVKLVEIASEDTCSLVDLISLIEKDPSLAVSLLKMANSAFFMAGQPVATLRAAIMRIGFQQVRVMGLSLSLRNTFPMGKVGSLDYENFWRISLYRGLIGKSLAQHLRACNPEEAFVAGLILEIGFLIFYDLYLKHKPDVIIPDLDGLEELLRWEEEQCGINHRTVGEFALAYWKFPEQIVACQKYYGDEIADNNVAPLARVSELARVFSHAMFHKQTDFHALFLAVRNSLGLPDETINDIILAAFEQVEDIAESLKLELNKERDLLELMEKANRSLGRLSEKITRYRDEMSKSGLPAFDTLERKEHQPSVEYTLQAVAHEIRNPLVTVAGFARRLSKALDPASESARYAAIILEEAKRLETILSDMDR; the protein is encoded by the coding sequence ATGGATAGAGATGCGCGGGAGGTGCTTGAAAAACGCATAGCATCAGGCTACTCTCTCCCCACTCTTTCCCCGGTGGCCGTCAAGCTCGTAGAAATAGCCTCCGAAGATACGTGCTCACTTGTCGATCTCATATCACTCATAGAAAAAGACCCTTCCCTTGCTGTAAGCCTTCTTAAGATGGCCAACAGCGCCTTCTTCATGGCCGGTCAGCCTGTTGCCACCCTTCGTGCGGCAATCATGAGGATCGGATTTCAGCAGGTCCGTGTTATGGGACTCTCGCTCTCACTTCGGAATACATTTCCCATGGGAAAGGTGGGATCGCTCGATTACGAAAATTTCTGGCGTATCTCGCTCTATCGTGGGCTCATCGGAAAATCGCTGGCACAGCATTTGCGAGCCTGCAATCCGGAAGAGGCCTTTGTGGCGGGATTGATTCTTGAGATAGGTTTTCTGATCTTTTACGATCTGTATCTCAAGCACAAGCCAGACGTGATTATTCCTGATTTAGACGGACTGGAGGAACTACTCCGGTGGGAAGAAGAACAATGTGGAATCAACCACCGCACTGTCGGAGAATTTGCTCTCGCGTACTGGAAGTTTCCCGAACAGATTGTTGCGTGTCAGAAGTATTACGGCGATGAGATCGCAGACAATAACGTGGCGCCTCTCGCCAGGGTCTCGGAGCTTGCCAGGGTGTTTTCTCACGCCATGTTTCATAAGCAGACAGACTTTCACGCGCTATTTCTCGCGGTGCGTAACTCCTTAGGTCTTCCCGATGAAACTATCAACGACATCATTCTCGCCGCTTTTGAGCAGGTTGAGGATATCGCCGAGAGCTTGAAGCTCGAACTCAATAAAGAAAGAGATCTCCTCGAACTCATGGAAAAGGCGAACCGGTCTTTGGGCCGGCTTTCGGAAAAGATTACCCGGTACCGTGACGAGATGTCGAAAAGCGGGCTTCCTGCCTTTGATACACTGGAAAGAAAAGAGCACCAACCTTCCGTTGAATATACGCTGCAGGCCGTGGCCCACGAGATCAGAAATCCGCTTGTGACCGTGGCGGGCTTTGCGCGCAGGCTTTCAAAAGCCCTTGATCCTGCCTCTGAGAGCGCCAGATATGCAGCCATCATCCTCGAAGAAGCGAAAAGACTGGAGACGATCCTAAGCGACATGGACCGATAG
- the hisS gene encoding histidine--tRNA ligase encodes MEKIQALRGFKDIFGEEIAQFKSIEGIARKYCLLLGFREIELPILEKTDLFVRSIGDATDIVEKEMFTFTDLGGDSLTLRPEATAGMVRSYLQQGLYAKERATKLFTIGPMFRHERPQKGRFREFHQMDVEVFGVAEPLIDAELIWIISLMVGELHVNDYKIEVNSVGCRQCREPFRAALTAYFETKKDGLCEDCLRRLERNPLRIFDCKNKECIEVTGESPLLFDHLCTDCRGHFDTFLSHMSDFGVGVEVNKRLVRGLDYYTKTVFEVSSEKLGAQKAFVAGGRYDNLVEEMGGPQTPGIGFAFGIERLAMLIDFQTQFGLPSCFFAYVGEKAKSHLIPILKAFADHGVTLHHSYEMKSLKSQMRYADSMGAGYVLILGDEEIDKEIIVLRDMKNKNQQEIPLNPQKIIEEFGKYCGHFT; translated from the coding sequence ATGGAGAAAATACAGGCATTGAGGGGCTTCAAAGATATCTTCGGGGAGGAAATCGCACAGTTCAAAAGTATCGAAGGGATAGCCAGGAAGTATTGCCTTCTGCTCGGCTTTCGGGAAATCGAACTGCCCATCCTTGAGAAGACGGACCTCTTTGTGCGGAGTATCGGCGATGCAACGGATATCGTGGAAAAAGAGATGTTCACGTTTACGGACCTCGGCGGCGACTCTCTGACGCTTCGGCCTGAGGCCACCGCCGGCATGGTGAGGTCCTATCTTCAGCAGGGCCTCTATGCAAAAGAGCGGGCCACCAAGCTTTTTACCATAGGCCCCATGTTCAGGCACGAAAGGCCGCAAAAAGGAAGGTTCAGGGAATTCCATCAGATGGATGTGGAGGTCTTCGGGGTTGCCGAGCCTCTGATTGACGCGGAACTCATCTGGATAATCTCTCTTATGGTCGGCGAGCTTCACGTAAATGATTACAAAATAGAGGTCAACAGCGTGGGATGCAGGCAGTGCAGGGAACCCTTCAGGGCTGCGCTCACGGCCTATTTTGAGACGAAGAAAGATGGACTCTGTGAAGATTGTCTGAGACGCCTTGAAAGAAACCCGCTCAGGATTTTCGATTGCAAGAACAAGGAATGCATAGAAGTGACAGGTGAGTCACCCCTTCTGTTCGATCACCTCTGTACGGACTGCAGAGGACACTTCGATACATTTCTTAGCCACATGAGCGACTTCGGCGTTGGCGTGGAGGTTAACAAGAGACTCGTGAGAGGCCTCGATTATTACACAAAGACCGTCTTCGAAGTGAGCTCCGAGAAACTTGGCGCCCAGAAGGCCTTTGTTGCAGGCGGCAGATACGATAATCTGGTGGAAGAGATGGGCGGTCCTCAAACGCCTGGCATCGGTTTTGCGTTCGGTATAGAAAGGCTTGCCATGCTCATCGATTTTCAAACGCAATTTGGGTTGCCCTCGTGTTTTTTTGCTTATGTGGGCGAAAAAGCGAAGAGTCATTTGATTCCTATTTTGAAGGCGTTTGCCGATCACGGGGTCACACTGCACCATTCCTATGAGATGAAATCGTTGAAATCACAGATGAGGTATGCGGACAGCATGGGGGCCGGCTACGTGCTCATCTTAGGCGATGAAGAGATAGATAAGGAGATTATCGTCCTGAGGGACATGAAGAATAAGAACCAGCAGGAAATTCCTCTGAATCCGCAAAAGATCATAGAGGAATTTGGGAAATATTGTGGCCATTTCACGTGA
- a CDS encoding 1-phosphofructokinase family hexose kinase: MLYTVTLSPFLDRIVEVGELVYDDVNEIAGERRYAGGKGIDVCRVIKELGGESTALGLAGGYNGLELVGRLIDEATLCDFTRIHDETRAHIIIFQKKKKIETLLGTPWPIVSEIEADRLLGKIREIPAGSFVVLSGPIPQGVSDSFYAEVIATLKEKDVKVVLDADMEALVRGTDAGPYLIKPNIHEFGRLVGENLTGVEEIIEHARPYADKVKYTVVSMGAKGAVGISDEGNFHVAPPKIRVRSSFGAGDSLVAGVVFGLSSGHSFEDALTLGVAAGTASALSAGHGLCTRDEIEAIKKDVVIEKF, translated from the coding sequence ATGCTGTACACGGTGACGCTCAGCCCCTTCCTTGACAGAATCGTTGAAGTCGGTGAACTCGTCTACGACGATGTGAATGAAATTGCCGGCGAGAGAAGATATGCCGGGGGAAAAGGCATCGACGTCTGCAGGGTTATCAAAGAATTGGGCGGAGAATCGACCGCTCTAGGCCTTGCCGGCGGCTACAATGGCCTTGAACTTGTCGGGCGGCTCATTGACGAAGCCACGCTGTGTGACTTTACGAGAATACATGATGAGACAAGGGCCCATATCATCATTTTTCAGAAAAAAAAGAAGATTGAAACCCTCCTCGGTACGCCATGGCCCATCGTGAGCGAGATCGAGGCCGATCGGCTTCTCGGGAAAATCCGGGAAATACCCGCGGGGAGCTTTGTTGTGCTTAGCGGACCCATACCTCAGGGTGTGAGTGATAGTTTCTACGCAGAGGTCATTGCCACGCTCAAAGAGAAAGACGTGAAGGTGGTTCTCGACGCGGATATGGAGGCGCTCGTAAGAGGCACCGATGCGGGTCCCTACCTCATAAAACCGAATATCCACGAATTTGGCAGGCTCGTGGGAGAAAATCTGACCGGGGTGGAGGAGATTATCGAACATGCCCGGCCTTACGCCGATAAGGTCAAATACACGGTTGTTTCTATGGGGGCAAAAGGGGCTGTGGGCATCTCCGATGAAGGTAATTTTCATGTAGCGCCACCGAAAATACGGGTGCGAAGCTCTTTCGGGGCGGGCGATTCCCTTGTGGCGGGTGTAGTCTTCGGCCTAAGTAGCGGGCACTCATTCGAGGACGCGCTGACCCTTGGCGTGGCGGCCGGTACGGCCTCAGCACTTAGCGCCGGGCATGGCCTGTGCACGAGAGATGAAATCGAAGCGATAAAAAAAGATGTGGTAATTGAAAAATTTTGA